In a single window of the Maniola jurtina chromosome 4, ilManJurt1.1, whole genome shotgun sequence genome:
- the LOC123864657 gene encoding uncharacterized protein LOC123864657 isoform X2, which yields MVKTNDTNNFNKAEINKIDNKKKYNKPFPRQFSNTKCSRCGSPSHSSEDIKCPAKDKRCLKCGFIGHFRENCRTRQKRQFSGNRTETVNKKPKIETKKGAFRSEIDYIFNLGENGDKKDETGEVRKEKTDESRIDYIFHLDDDETIKCSIGGVTIDILIDSGSKCNVITDKTWQLLKDNRVKISNQIRKPNKTLVSYGSKEPLDIMGSFDANISVIANKCIKGTIYVIRNGTRDLLGKETAIQLGVLKIGLQINSISNEKPSDKVFPKFKGVTVQIPIDQTVKPVIQPYRRVPIPLEEKVTKKLKELKDADIIEEVNEPSPWVSPMVPVLKEGQEEANLPRSYFIKDSLETRFQQHQIWSIRQ from the exons atggtaaAGACAAATGATACGAACAATTTCAACAAagcagaaataaataaaatcgataacaagaaaaaatataacaaaccgTTCCCAAGACAATTCTCGAACACTAAATGTAGTAGATGTGGAAGCCCCTCCCACTCATCCGAAGACATAAAATGCCCAGCAAAAGACAAACGATGTTTGAAGTGTGGCTTCATTGGTCATTTCCGGGAAAATTGTAGAACTCGACAGAAAAGACAGTTTTCGGGCAACAGGACGGAAaccgtaaataaaaaaccaaaaatagaaacaaaaaaagGTGCCTTTAGATCTGAAATTGACTACATTTTCAATCTGGGTGAAAACGGAGATAAAAAGGATGAGACCGGTGAAGTACGAAAGGAAAAGACAGATGAGTCCCGAATAGATTATATTTTCCACCTGGATGATGACGAAACTATAAAGTGCAGTATTGGGGGAGTTACCATTGACATTTTGATCGATTCGGGAAGTAAATGCAACGTAATTACTGATAAAACATGGCAGCTTCTAAAAGACAATAGAGTGAAAATTTCTAATCAAATACGCAAACCTAATAAGACACTTGTTTCTTACGGCAGTAAAGAACCTTTGGATATAATGGGCTCCTTTGACGCGAACATTTCAGTCATTGCTAATAAGTGTATAAAAGGTACCATCTATGTTATCAGAAACGGCACACGTGATTTATTAGGCAAGGAGACAGCAATTCAGTTAGGCGTGCTAAAAATTGGGCTTCAAATTAACTCAATAAGTAATGAGAAACCATCAGATAAAGTGTTTCCAAAGTTCAAAGGAGTAACGGTCCAAATCCCAATAGACCAAACAGTTAAACCAGTTATCCAGCCATATCGAAGAGTCCCCATTCCTTTAGAAGAAAAGGTTACCAAAAAATTAAAGGAACTTAAAGATGCGGATATCATTGAGGAAGTAAATGAACCCTCACCGTGGGTATCACCCATGGTTCCCGTTCTTAAAGAAGGACAAGAAGAG GCAAATCTCCCTCggagttattttataaaagacaGTTTAGAGACAAGATTCCAGCAGCACCAGATATGGAGTATAAGGCAATAG
- the LOC123864657 gene encoding uncharacterized protein K02A2.6-like isoform X1 translates to MNPHRGYHPWFPFLKKDKKSGDILLRGTRIVIPHLLRQRVLEAAHEGHPGIVAMKARLRTKVWWPRIDKDAERLVKACRGCTLVSNPTPPHPMKRRALPAEPWVDIAMDFLGPLPSHDYLLILVDYYSRYKEIKVMRSITSLDTIKVLKEIFSRLGYPATLTCDNGTQMTGEVFRKYCKECGIILYNTVPYWPQMNGEVERQNRDVLKRLKICQAENKDWKEDIFSYLMMYNSTPHSVTGKSPSELFYKRQFRDKIPAAPDMEYKAIDEEVRDRDLQKKEKGKEYADLKRKATDSNLEIGEKVLVKNLIKDNKLTSNFNPTTHTVTDVSGGDVNIRNDETGKEYRRNIVHLKKVNDSWTVVNQSSS, encoded by the exons ATGAACCCTCACCGTGGGTATCACCCATGGTTCCCGTTCTTAAAGAAGGACAAGAAGAG TGGAGATATCCTTCTTCGGGGAACTAGGATAGTTATACCTCATCTTCTGCGGCAACGAGTACTGGAAGCAGCTCATGAAGGCCATCCAGGCATAGTAGCAATGAAAGCTCGCCTCAGAACAAAGGTGTGGTGGCCTAGAATTGACAAAGATGCTGAACGATTAGTAAAAGCTTGCCGAGGATGTACGCTTGTATCAAATCCTACTCCGCCACATCCAATGAAGAGACGAGCACTTCCCGCTGAACCTTGGGTTGACATAGCGATGGACTTCTTGGGGCCGCTTCCTAGTCACGATTACCTGTTGATACTTGTTGATTACTATAGTAGATATAAAGAAATCAAAGTAATGCGCAGTATTACTTCTCTTGATACGATAAAGGTGTTAAAAGAAATATTCTCCAGATTAGGTTATCCAGCAACCTTGACGTGTGATAATGGAACTCAGATGACTGGCGAGGTTTTCCGGAAATATTGTAAGGAATGTGGAATCATCCTATATAATACAGTTCCGTATTGGCCTCAAATGAACGGGGAAGTCGAGAGGCAAAATCGAGACGTTTTAAAACGTCTAAAAATTTGCCAAGCTGAAAACAAGGATTGGAAAGAGGACATTTTCAGTTATTTAATGATGTATAACAGTACGCCTCACTCTGTTACAGGCAAATCTCCCTCggagttattttataaaagacaGTTTAGAGACAAGATTCCAGCAGCACCAGATATGGAGTATAAGGCAATAGATGAAGAGGTAAGAGATAGGGACCTGCAAAAGAAGGAAAAAGGGAAAGAGTATGCAGATCTCAAAAGGAAAGCGACAGATAGCAACTTAGAAATAGGAGAAAAAGTATTAGTGAAAAATTTGATCAAAGATAATAAGTTAACCTCCAATTTCAATCCCACTACGCATACAGTTACGGATGTGAGTGGTGGTGATGTTAATATTAGGAATGATGAAACAGGAAAAGAATATCGGCGAAATATAGTCCATTTAAAGAAAGTAAATGATTCATGGACGGTTGTGAACCAGAGTAGCAGTTAG
- the LOC123864684 gene encoding uncharacterized protein LOC123864684, whose translation MSDSNDLFNFPPNASLAQRVSNYYQRENNNGSDLVLQTTPKKKKTSVMYSYIKVPRNGAKIIRLEIFDAEKLRNTMLCECDANVCVQYVVDSENLLFDEIYNGAHNLIAKIQRNMSNLDGSTDV comes from the exons ATGTCg GATTCAAATGATCTTTTCAACTTTCCACCGAATGCGAGCCTCGCTCAACGGGTCAGTAATTACTATCAAAGGGAAAACAATAACGGATCAGACCTCGTCCTACAGACCActcctaaaaagaaaaaaaccagtGTGATGTATTCATATATAAAAGTCCCGAGAAATGGAGCCAAGATAATCAGACTTGAAATATTTGATGCAGAAAAACTACGAAATACAATGTTGTGTGAATGTGATGCAAACGTTTGTGTACAATATGTCGTCGACAGTGAAAATTTactttttgatgaaatttataATGGTGCTCACAACCTCATTGCAAAAATTCAACGAAATATGTCCAACCTTGACGGTTCTACTGatgtataa